One Alicyclobacillus acidoterrestris DNA window includes the following coding sequences:
- a CDS encoding FAD-dependent oxidoreductase, giving the protein MSNNNYGNQTEWNSTPVTIIGAGLGGLTLARVLHVHGIPATVYEAEPSPTSRAQGGMLDIHDYNGQLALEAAGLMDAFRGIILEGRQAMRILSPDGTVLLDQVDDGTGGRPEVQRGELRQILLDSLPAGTVRWGHKVISIRALGGGRHEVTFADGRTVITSLLVGADGAWSRVRPLLTPAIPQYTGESFIETYLFDVESRHPATAKAVGGGSMFAPAPGGKLIIAHREKGETIHTYVMLTRPQEWFAAIDFTDPAAATARIAQAFDGWAPELTALITDGDTTPVLRPIYALPTGHRWDRVPGVTLIGDAAHLTPPNGEGANLAMYDGAELGKALAAHPNDIERAITEYEQAMFLRSAKVAAEDAEMGDNVAERLAYLFDGALREERQ; this is encoded by the coding sequence ATGTCTAACAACAATTACGGTAATCAAACGGAATGGAATAGCACACCCGTCACAATTATTGGCGCCGGACTCGGCGGCCTCACGCTCGCGCGTGTCCTACACGTCCACGGAATCCCTGCTACGGTCTACGAGGCAGAGCCTTCGCCGACGTCGCGTGCACAGGGTGGAATGCTCGACATCCACGATTACAACGGGCAGCTCGCTCTTGAGGCAGCCGGCTTGATGGATGCGTTTCGTGGCATCATCCTGGAGGGCCGCCAGGCCATGCGGATTCTCTCCCCAGACGGAACCGTCCTGCTCGACCAAGTCGATGACGGTACGGGTGGACGCCCCGAGGTGCAGCGCGGTGAACTGCGGCAGATTTTGCTTGACTCGCTTCCGGCAGGCACCGTCCGGTGGGGGCACAAGGTGATTAGCATCCGTGCCTTGGGCGGGGGACGTCACGAGGTGACCTTCGCCGATGGGCGTACCGTTATCACGAGCCTGCTCGTTGGCGCGGACGGTGCGTGGTCACGTGTTCGGCCATTGCTCACCCCTGCGATACCTCAGTACACCGGCGAGTCGTTCATTGAGACCTATCTGTTCGACGTCGAAAGCCGACACCCGGCTACAGCCAAAGCGGTGGGCGGTGGATCGATGTTTGCACCCGCGCCTGGAGGAAAGTTAATCATTGCACATCGAGAAAAGGGCGAGACCATCCATACCTACGTGATGCTTACCCGGCCACAGGAATGGTTCGCTGCTATTGACTTTACCGATCCCGCCGCGGCCACCGCTCGCATCGCACAAGCGTTCGACGGCTGGGCACCGGAGCTAACCGCACTGATCACCGACGGAGACACCACGCCGGTTCTGCGTCCCATTTACGCTTTGCCTACTGGGCATCGATGGGATCGGGTACCTGGGGTGACTCTGATCGGTGACGCCGCCCATCTGACGCCACCAAACGGCGAGGGCGCCAACCTAGCCATGTACGACGGTGCCGAGCTCGGTAAGGCCCTTGCCGCGCACCCGAATGACATCGAGAGGGCGATCACCGAGTACGAGCAGGCCATGTTCCTCCGCAGCGCAAAGGTCGCAGCGGAAGATGCCGAGATGGGCGACAACGTTGCAGAGAGACTGGCCTACCTCTTCGACGGAGCTCTCAGGGAGGAGCGCCAATAA
- a CDS encoding MerR family transcriptional regulator yields the protein MDLNDRRQLPLFSIGTVQKLTGLSARQIRYYEEHELIQPARTSGKQRQFSFADVERLMLIRQWLDEGHNMAGVKRNFEEMERRRAHPKDSQKKDLSDTEVYKWLEREMLGTQSKSSESLFQGDLSRFYRKR from the coding sequence ATGGATTTGAACGACAGACGTCAACTGCCACTGTTTTCTATCGGAACAGTCCAAAAATTGACGGGGCTCAGTGCTCGTCAAATTCGTTACTATGAAGAGCACGAATTGATTCAGCCAGCGCGCACATCGGGCAAGCAGCGCCAGTTTTCGTTTGCCGACGTCGAGCGCTTGATGCTGATTCGCCAGTGGTTGGATGAAGGCCACAACATGGCCGGCGTCAAACGCAATTTTGAAGAGATGGAACGCCGTCGGGCGCATCCGAAAGATTCGCAAAAGAAGGATTTATCGGATACGGAAGTGTATAAGTGGTTAGAGCGCGAGATGCTTGGCACCCAATCGAAGTCTTCGGAGTCGCTATTCCAGGGCGACCTCTCGCGATTCTATCGAAAACGTTGA
- a CDS encoding DDE-type integrase/transposase/recombinase, giving the protein MDLTLREQIALFRYSLISPVVSRQTPMTPGELGALLREVSARDYDIPGSTQTQVSVRTLERYLAAYRKGGYDALKPKVRQDKGLTKLSTPVLQRASELRRARPERSVEQIILLLEAEGIAQPGSVATSTLARHLRQAGLSRRDVLIVPQNKGTFRRFEVEDIHLLWQADFKHALYLPDPNNPGRKKKAILFAILDDYSRMIVHAQFYWDEQMPRLEDSFKKAILHHGVPEKLYVDNGAVFSSHHLKRICARLGVSLSHSKPYRPAGRGKIERIFRFLDTSFIPEAYEAVARGDVETLEELNEVFHTWVTAFYHVRKHGSTGVSPQERVAASERKTRRIPEADLNEIFYWQEERKVDKAGCVSLQGNRFEVDSELARTTIQLRYDPFDLSTIQVWTGEKRWPDAKTIDLTHPYDRRVHKEQQPTEDDIRPGVSLFDALKERKKQQAEGLKFSTTMDGDAQ; this is encoded by the coding sequence ATGGATTTGACGTTGAGAGAGCAAATTGCGTTATTTCGGTACAGTCTGATTTCACCCGTTGTAAGTCGGCAGACGCCGATGACACCGGGTGAGCTCGGTGCGTTATTAAGAGAGGTGAGCGCACGAGACTACGATATTCCTGGGAGTACACAAACACAGGTAAGCGTGCGGACGCTTGAGCGGTATTTGGCTGCGTACCGCAAGGGCGGTTATGATGCGCTGAAGCCGAAAGTCCGCCAGGACAAAGGGCTGACCAAGCTGTCCACTCCAGTCTTACAACGCGCTTCGGAGCTTCGCCGTGCAAGGCCAGAGCGAAGCGTGGAACAGATTATTCTACTGCTTGAGGCCGAAGGGATTGCACAGCCAGGGTCTGTCGCAACGAGCACATTGGCCAGGCACCTAAGGCAAGCAGGGCTCAGTCGCCGCGATGTGCTGATTGTTCCGCAAAACAAGGGTACCTTTCGGAGATTTGAAGTAGAGGACATTCACCTTTTGTGGCAAGCGGATTTTAAGCACGCCTTATATCTTCCAGACCCAAACAATCCGGGACGGAAGAAAAAAGCGATCTTATTTGCCATCCTTGATGATTACAGCCGAATGATTGTTCATGCACAGTTCTATTGGGATGAGCAGATGCCCCGTCTAGAGGATAGTTTCAAGAAAGCAATTTTACACCACGGTGTGCCCGAAAAACTGTATGTCGATAATGGAGCCGTCTTTTCGTCCCACCACCTCAAGCGCATTTGTGCAAGGCTTGGCGTCAGTCTCTCACACAGTAAGCCCTACCGCCCTGCTGGTCGTGGGAAAATTGAGCGGATATTCCGATTCCTTGACACAAGCTTTATCCCGGAGGCGTATGAAGCCGTAGCTCGTGGTGATGTAGAGACTCTAGAAGAGCTCAATGAAGTATTTCACACTTGGGTAACTGCATTCTACCATGTGAGAAAACATGGTAGTACGGGTGTGTCACCGCAGGAACGAGTGGCCGCTAGTGAGAGAAAGACAAGGCGCATCCCGGAGGCAGACTTAAACGAAATTTTCTATTGGCAAGAGGAACGGAAGGTGGACAAAGCAGGGTGTGTTTCTTTGCAAGGAAACCGATTCGAGGTGGATAGCGAGTTGGCGAGGACGACCATCCAATTACGCTACGACCCATTCGATTTGTCTACCATTCAGGTGTGGACAGGCGAAAAACGATGGCCGGATGCAAAAACGATTGATTTGACCCATCCCTATGACCGGCGTGTACACAAGGAGCAACAGCCCACCGAAGATGATATAAGGCCTGGTGTGAGCCTGTTTGATGCACTGAAGGAGCGGAAGAAGCAGCAAGCTGAGGGCCTGAAATTCTCTACAACGATGGATGGTGATGCACAGTGA
- the hflX gene encoding GTPase HflX produces MQEQAYRVILAMCQVGQESDERLAYREAELTGLCEAAGGSVIGVMTQKRAQLDGRTFFGSGKLEELADLATVNEADLVVADRELSPAQIRNLERVLPCRIIDRTQLILDIFARRAQTREGRVQVEIAQLNYLMPRLTGRGVELSRLGGGIGTRGPGETQLELDRRRIRTRMTHLRKELAAVERQRETMRGKRRRGVPVVALVGYTNAGKTTVQSRWVRDKANIEVPEGQNRLFDTLDPTARQVRTKLGNEYVVVDTVGFVEDLPHHLVDAFKATLEETKYADVVVVVVDAGHEPQSHLETTRRVLRDLGALDKPVVTFFNKMDISPNQPGPDVHAVETLYGSAVNDSLEPLYQTVERLLSLDEVRVTLHTHPNDFIWDKLLRNGRIESADPVSSDEWLVTAITSRRDAHLWQQQRQDGSAHEPQDH; encoded by the coding sequence GTGCAGGAGCAAGCATACAGAGTCATTTTAGCGATGTGTCAAGTTGGCCAGGAGTCGGACGAACGCCTCGCCTACCGCGAAGCGGAGCTCACAGGCCTCTGTGAAGCCGCGGGCGGATCAGTCATTGGCGTGATGACGCAAAAGCGTGCACAATTGGATGGAAGGACGTTTTTTGGATCCGGCAAGTTAGAAGAGCTGGCGGACTTGGCCACGGTGAATGAGGCGGACTTGGTGGTCGCAGACCGCGAGTTGTCACCTGCGCAAATTCGCAACCTGGAGCGGGTGTTGCCATGTCGAATTATCGATAGAACGCAGCTGATTCTCGACATTTTCGCTCGCCGCGCGCAGACGCGCGAGGGCCGGGTGCAAGTGGAAATCGCGCAGTTAAACTACTTGATGCCGAGGCTCACTGGCCGCGGCGTTGAACTGTCGCGGTTGGGTGGCGGCATTGGCACCCGCGGCCCCGGTGAAACCCAGTTGGAGCTCGACCGTCGGCGCATTCGCACGCGCATGACACATTTGCGCAAGGAACTTGCGGCCGTTGAACGGCAGCGGGAGACGATGCGAGGCAAACGGCGACGTGGCGTGCCTGTCGTCGCCCTTGTCGGCTATACCAACGCCGGTAAGACGACGGTGCAATCGCGCTGGGTGCGCGACAAGGCGAACATCGAGGTGCCAGAAGGGCAAAATCGGCTGTTTGACACGCTTGATCCGACCGCGCGCCAAGTTCGCACCAAGCTTGGTAATGAGTATGTGGTCGTGGATACCGTCGGCTTTGTGGAGGACCTTCCGCACCACTTGGTGGACGCGTTTAAAGCGACGCTCGAGGAGACCAAGTACGCCGATGTCGTCGTGGTCGTCGTCGATGCCGGGCACGAACCCCAGTCACACCTGGAGACGACCAGACGGGTACTTCGCGATTTGGGGGCACTGGATAAACCGGTCGTCACCTTTTTCAACAAGATGGACATCAGTCCGAACCAGCCAGGGCCAGACGTGCACGCGGTGGAAACCTTGTATGGCTCTGCAGTAAACGATTCACTGGAACCGCTCTATCAGACGGTGGAGCGCTTGTTGTCTTTAGATGAAGTACGGGTGACATTGCACACGCATCCCAACGATTTTATCTGGGACAAGCTGCTTCGCAACGGGCGAATTGAATCCGCAGATCCGGTTTCATCCGACGAGTGGCTGGTGACGGCGATTACGAGCCGCAGGGATGCACATTTATGGCAGCAACAACGGCAAGACGGGAGTGCACATGAACCACAAGACCATTGA
- a CDS encoding DedA family protein, with amino-acid sequence MGFIHFAIAYGYTSIFALLGLEYLILVVPGETLLTTLGVLAHTQQLHFSLALLIVVASLGSFTGSIITYFIGRVVGRPVILRYGKYVFITEKRLQQTERLFHRQAIWTLLITKYIAVIRDIIPYVAGVNKLGLKVYVPIQLLASFLWTGTFLLGGNLIKLAATSIYHHWRMELIPAVIVLALCVWGYRAIHKRMHRFVERKEVQTSEVDVRPTDTNRI; translated from the coding sequence GTGGGGTTTATCCACTTTGCGATAGCGTACGGCTACACAAGTATCTTTGCGTTGCTGGGATTGGAGTATTTAATTTTGGTTGTTCCAGGTGAGACGTTGTTAACGACACTTGGGGTTTTGGCGCACACACAGCAGTTGCACTTTAGTCTAGCGCTTCTTATCGTCGTAGCCAGCTTAGGTTCATTCACCGGATCCATCATCACATATTTTATCGGACGGGTAGTCGGGCGTCCTGTAATCTTGCGGTACGGCAAGTATGTGTTTATTACAGAGAAGCGTCTCCAACAAACCGAGCGATTGTTTCATAGACAAGCGATTTGGACCCTACTCATTACGAAATACATTGCAGTGATTCGAGATATCATCCCGTATGTTGCAGGCGTCAACAAATTAGGGCTGAAGGTATACGTTCCGATTCAACTCCTGGCGTCTTTTTTATGGACTGGTACTTTCTTGTTGGGGGGAAATCTGATCAAGCTCGCTGCGACATCGATTTATCACCACTGGCGAATGGAGCTAATACCCGCGGTAATCGTGTTAGCGCTATGTGTATGGGGATACCGAGCAATTCATAAGCGCATGCATCGATTTGTGGAAAGGAAAGAGGTTCAAACTAGTGAGGTTGACGTCCGTCCGACGGACACAAATAGGATATGA
- a CDS encoding ExeA family protein — MEKWNWSNEPFRRDVTVDGLFETGGHKEAMARLHYVLEHKSLGLLTGEVGSGKTTLIRRLLTGLDEMKFLPVYICVLGLKPKDFYAELLSYMGEAMPFGLSKARKLWHERIQGQAGMERGWVVVIDEAQDMSEEMIQELRFVRNQQMDASSPFPLLLVGQPEMRRKLRLKKYEAISQRIEMAYHLSGMTREESTEYIRHQMKQTGGNLPVFTDAAMQMIHAASKGIPRVVNQMCTQALYDAAAKNSEAIDESHVGRVLTDQEWQRGSAG; from the coding sequence ATGGAGAAATGGAACTGGAGCAACGAACCATTTCGTAGGGACGTGACGGTGGATGGACTGTTTGAAACCGGGGGCCACAAAGAAGCAATGGCGCGGCTGCATTATGTGCTTGAACACAAATCTCTGGGCCTGCTCACTGGTGAAGTAGGCAGCGGCAAAACGACGCTCATCCGGAGGTTATTAACCGGTTTGGATGAAATGAAATTTCTTCCTGTTTACATTTGTGTACTCGGACTGAAGCCGAAAGACTTCTACGCAGAGTTGTTGTCCTACATGGGTGAGGCCATGCCGTTTGGGCTAAGCAAGGCTAGGAAGCTTTGGCATGAGCGGATTCAAGGACAAGCTGGTATGGAGCGGGGATGGGTCGTTGTGATAGATGAAGCGCAGGACATGTCTGAGGAGATGATTCAAGAACTTCGCTTTGTACGAAACCAACAGATGGATGCGAGTTCCCCGTTTCCACTCTTACTCGTTGGCCAACCAGAGATGCGCCGCAAGCTTCGGTTGAAAAAGTATGAGGCCATATCTCAGCGGATAGAGATGGCGTACCATTTAAGTGGCATGACCCGTGAGGAGTCAACGGAGTATATTCGACACCAAATGAAACAAACCGGGGGCAATCTGCCCGTGTTTACGGACGCCGCGATGCAAATGATTCATGCGGCCAGCAAGGGAATACCACGGGTGGTGAATCAAATGTGTACGCAGGCGCTGTATGATGCAGCCGCAAAAAACAGCGAGGCAATTGATGAGAGCCATGTAGGGCGGGTTTTAACGGACCAGGAATGGCAAAGAGGAAGCGCGGGCTGA
- a CDS encoding phosphodiester glycosidase family protein, whose translation MARLSAFTKKPAKPNAQSIDWFPSVLLSIIVSLLSLVYYGAIGQTSDGQLIFVVTDGREANGKTNIGPSLLDMKNLMLKYGAVTAATLSTRSNCTMYYKKKVINTLLDVSGQKKDAYLISNLRLRYVRCMNRHHRFKARIGVPRRKGQPNGHPFRLMNHDLNTSGDIDLSPTLSPASDKCCTQFSSPR comes from the coding sequence ATGGCCCGGCTATCCGCGTTCACCAAAAAGCCGGCTAAGCCCAATGCCCAAAGCATTGATTGGTTTCCTAGTGTACTTCTCTCCATAATTGTCTCCTTGCTCTCTCTTGTTTACTATGGTGCAATCGGTCAAACATCGGATGGACAATTAATTTTTGTTGTCACAGATGGACGTGAAGCGAACGGTAAAACCAACATTGGACCTAGCCTGCTGGACATGAAAAATTTAATGTTGAAATATGGTGCCGTCACTGCTGCGACACTTTCTACCAGATCCAATTGCACAATGTATTATAAAAAGAAAGTAATCAACACATTACTCGATGTATCGGGACAAAAAAAAGATGCCTACCTCATTTCTAATCTACGCTTAAGGTACGTAAGGTGCATGAATCGCCATCATAGATTTAAAGCTAGGATTGGCGTACCACGCAGAAAGGGGCAGCCCAACGGCCACCCCTTTCGTCTAATGAATCACGACCTTAATACAAGTGGAGATATTGATCTTTCTCCCACTCTGTCACCTGCGTCCGATAAATGTTGTACTCAATTTTCTTCGCCTCGATGA
- a CDS encoding methionine gamma-lyase family protein: MNHKTIEYIRQCEREIGRALEQVDAVALANQERVLEAFWQHRISQTDLLGSTGYGLSDDGRDKFEAAFADVFGAQGALVRPQIVSGTHALTLGMFGVLRPGDEVLFATGSPYDTLHGVVGLRSEKGSLAEWGIRAKIVDLSADGEIDVEAILRHLGEHTKLVMFQRSRGYGDRKALSIEALGSAFSEIKAKAPHALIGVDNCYGEFVEAQEPSHVGADLVMGSLIKNPGAGIAPTGGYIAGSSEVIEQVAARLVAPGTGAEYGPTGPYLQLFYQALFLAPHVVAQAVKASILFAQALQGLGYRVSPGPTEPRSDLILSVELGSPDKLLAFCRAVQRAAPIDAHVRPEADAMAGYADAVVMAAGTFIQGASLELSADAPMRPPYTAYVQGGLTYEHAVIALGKILEQLAPELTGMDRPIQVICQET, encoded by the coding sequence ATGAACCACAAGACCATTGAATATATCAGACAGTGTGAACGGGAAATCGGACGAGCGCTCGAGCAAGTCGACGCGGTGGCGCTCGCCAATCAGGAGCGCGTACTGGAGGCGTTTTGGCAGCATCGCATCTCGCAAACCGACCTGCTTGGGTCGACCGGCTATGGCCTGTCGGACGACGGGCGCGACAAGTTTGAGGCGGCCTTTGCCGATGTATTCGGCGCACAGGGTGCACTGGTTAGGCCACAAATCGTCTCCGGTACACATGCGCTGACGCTTGGCATGTTTGGGGTCCTGCGCCCTGGCGACGAAGTACTGTTCGCCACAGGCTCTCCGTACGACACGTTACATGGCGTAGTCGGCTTGCGAAGTGAGAAAGGCAGCCTCGCGGAGTGGGGCATTCGCGCCAAGATTGTGGATTTGTCCGCGGACGGCGAGATTGACGTCGAAGCGATTCTCCGCCACTTGGGCGAACATACGAAATTGGTGATGTTTCAGAGATCCCGCGGCTACGGAGACCGCAAAGCACTTTCGATTGAGGCGTTGGGGAGTGCCTTTTCAGAAATCAAGGCGAAGGCCCCTCATGCGCTCATTGGCGTGGACAACTGTTACGGCGAATTCGTCGAAGCGCAGGAGCCGTCCCATGTCGGCGCCGACTTGGTGATGGGGTCGCTGATTAAAAATCCAGGCGCGGGTATCGCGCCGACAGGCGGGTATATCGCAGGATCATCCGAGGTCATTGAACAGGTGGCCGCGCGTTTGGTGGCACCGGGCACGGGGGCGGAGTATGGGCCTACGGGTCCCTATTTGCAGTTGTTCTATCAGGCGCTCTTCTTGGCGCCACACGTCGTCGCCCAGGCAGTGAAGGCGTCGATATTATTTGCACAGGCGTTGCAGGGACTGGGATACCGAGTGTCACCGGGGCCTACAGAGCCGCGATCCGACCTGATTCTCTCCGTGGAACTTGGCAGCCCGGACAAGCTGCTCGCATTTTGCCGAGCCGTTCAGCGTGCAGCTCCGATTGACGCACACGTTCGACCTGAGGCAGATGCCATGGCCGGTTATGCCGATGCGGTCGTGATGGCTGCAGGGACGTTCATCCAGGGCGCCTCCCTGGAACTATCCGCCGACGCGCCCATGCGCCCGCCCTATACAGCCTATGTGCAGGGGGGCTTGACCTACGAGCACGCGGTGATCGCGCTTGGCAAAATCCTGGAGCAACTCGCGCCAGAATTGACGGGAATGGATCGACCGATTCAGGTGATTTGTCAGGAAACATGA
- a CDS encoding MerR family transcriptional regulator, with product MVTREEDYHKLAEGGTTSIPQRISMLVEHKKNIQNEIDRLLETQRIIDYKIDHYNDIFLHPDLTDTACDPVDK from the coding sequence GTGGTAACACGTGAGGAGGATTACCACAAGCTTGCCGAAGGCGGTACCACCTCAATCCCTCAGAGAATCTCGATGCTCGTGGAACACAAGAAAAACATACAAAATGAAATTGACCGTTTACTAGAGACACAACGAATAATTGATTATAAAATTGACCATTACAATGATATTTTTCTCCATCCGGACTTAACCGATACAGCCTGCGATCCGGTGGATAAATAA
- a CDS encoding GTPase domain-containing protein, translated as MSTEGLVIGRTNAGKTSFCLRLARVLGIRELNWLVERTDGVTQRRRMNVREAEEILTSGDAHQTRELQTLILSVPRGKADRVIRVTDTAGLADGLHQDAAVRKAMAQTLRSMLQARVVFHVIDAASVGQALKRARDVSAFHLDYLDEQMIALGKSRQTYVVLASKMDLPAAREGYRWLRQHLDKGCVVPISAREGTGFQEVKRHVWRLA; from the coding sequence ATGAGTACAGAAGGCTTGGTCATCGGCAGGACGAATGCCGGCAAGACGTCGTTTTGCCTTCGGCTCGCGCGAGTCCTAGGAATCCGTGAATTGAATTGGTTGGTCGAGCGCACCGATGGCGTGACACAGCGTCGACGGATGAACGTCCGCGAGGCGGAAGAGATTCTCACCTCAGGCGACGCGCACCAGACGCGCGAGCTCCAAACGTTGATTTTGTCGGTGCCGCGCGGGAAGGCCGATAGAGTCATTCGCGTCACCGATACTGCGGGTCTCGCCGACGGGCTTCACCAGGACGCGGCGGTCCGCAAAGCGATGGCGCAGACGCTGAGATCGATGTTGCAGGCGCGCGTCGTCTTCCACGTCATCGACGCCGCGTCTGTGGGGCAAGCACTGAAGCGGGCTCGCGACGTCAGCGCGTTTCACCTCGATTATCTAGATGAGCAGATGATTGCACTGGGCAAATCCCGCCAGACGTATGTCGTGCTTGCGAGCAAGATGGATCTTCCTGCCGCGCGGGAAGGGTACCGCTGGCTGCGCCAACATCTCGACAAGGGTTGTGTCGTGCCGATTTCCGCCCGCGAAGGAACCGGATTCCAAGAGGTGAAACGACATGTTTGGCGACTGGCCTAA
- the glnA gene encoding type I glutamate--ammonia ligase, whose amino-acid sequence MRKQYTKEEILNHAESSNVRYIRLQFTDLLGIVKNVEIPVDQLGKALDNKIMFDGSSIEGFVRIEESDMYLVPDYSTWLVFPWDTPQGKIARLICDIHLPDGTPFPGDPRSVLKQTVERAKELGFSSFNVGSEPEFFLFKIDENGNPTDQVNDEGGYFDWAPLDLGENCRRDIVLTLEHMGFEVEASHHEVAPGQHEIDFKYTDALEAADNIATFRLVVKTVARQHGLHATFMAKPVYGINGSGMHAHLSLFKEDGNAFYDESDEMGLSVTARHFLAGILEHAPGFTAICNPTVNSYKRLVPGYEAPSYIAWSGKNRSPLVRVPAARGQSTRIEVRSPDPTCNPYLAIATLLAAGLDGIERNLPLAPPVNRNIYIMSDAEKEEVGIRSLPPTLNDAIDALAKDEVLREALGQHVLLHFIEAKKIEYNIYRTQVTEWEKDQYLHLY is encoded by the coding sequence ATGCGCAAACAGTATACCAAGGAAGAAATCTTGAACCACGCAGAGTCCAGTAACGTACGCTATATCCGTCTGCAATTTACCGATTTGCTTGGTATTGTCAAAAACGTAGAAATACCAGTAGATCAGTTGGGCAAGGCGCTGGACAACAAAATTATGTTTGATGGCTCGTCCATCGAAGGTTTTGTCCGGATTGAAGAATCTGATATGTACCTCGTGCCAGATTATTCAACCTGGTTAGTTTTCCCTTGGGATACGCCGCAGGGGAAGATTGCGCGGTTAATCTGCGATATTCACCTTCCAGACGGGACGCCGTTTCCTGGGGATCCGCGTTCGGTCCTGAAGCAAACGGTCGAGCGGGCGAAAGAGCTCGGGTTTTCGTCGTTCAACGTCGGTTCTGAACCTGAGTTTTTCTTGTTCAAGATTGACGAGAACGGGAATCCAACGGACCAGGTCAACGACGAAGGTGGATACTTCGACTGGGCGCCTTTAGATCTCGGTGAAAACTGTCGCCGGGATATTGTGCTGACCCTCGAACACATGGGTTTCGAAGTGGAAGCGTCGCACCATGAGGTCGCGCCTGGACAACACGAAATTGATTTCAAATACACGGATGCGCTCGAAGCAGCCGATAACATCGCGACGTTCCGCTTGGTCGTGAAAACGGTCGCCCGTCAACACGGCTTGCACGCGACGTTTATGGCCAAGCCGGTTTATGGGATCAACGGTTCAGGCATGCACGCGCATTTGTCCTTGTTTAAGGAAGACGGCAATGCCTTTTATGACGAGTCGGACGAAATGGGCTTGAGTGTGACGGCGCGCCACTTTTTAGCAGGCATCCTAGAACACGCGCCCGGCTTTACCGCAATTTGTAACCCGACCGTGAACTCGTACAAGCGCCTAGTCCCTGGTTACGAGGCCCCGAGTTACATCGCGTGGAGTGGCAAAAACAGATCTCCCCTCGTCCGCGTCCCCGCTGCCCGCGGTCAAAGTACCCGGATTGAGGTTCGCAGCCCAGACCCGACCTGTAATCCATATCTAGCAATCGCTACGCTGTTGGCGGCTGGACTTGACGGAATCGAACGGAATTTGCCATTGGCGCCGCCGGTCAATCGCAACATCTACATTATGTCCGACGCTGAGAAAGAAGAAGTCGGCATTCGCAGTCTGCCACCGACCCTCAACGATGCGATTGATGCGTTGGCGAAGGACGAGGTACTTCGCGAGGCGTTGGGGCAACACGTGCTCCTTCATTTCATCGAGGCGAAGAAAATTGAGTACAACATTTATCGGACGCAGGTGACAGAGTGGGAGAAAGATCAATATCTCCACTTGTATTAA
- a CDS encoding DedA family protein → MNSMVMHWVQSGGYIGVFLAMVLESACIPLPSEVVMPFGGYLAFRGHLHLGIVILMGVLGNVVGSLISYYVGKFGGRAVIRRYGRYVRLSERHMDAAERWFRRRGDWVVFVGRLLPAIRTFISLPAGIAKMNAVKFTAYSAAGSLPWVAVLGYAGYKLGQDWDSMTHYVHPLIYVAVILVVGFIGATVYKKRL, encoded by the coding sequence ATGAATAGCATGGTCATGCACTGGGTGCAGTCGGGTGGATATATTGGAGTCTTTCTTGCAATGGTTCTTGAGAGCGCATGTATTCCCTTGCCAAGCGAAGTTGTTATGCCATTTGGCGGGTATCTGGCTTTTAGAGGACACTTACATCTGGGCATTGTTATCTTGATGGGTGTTCTAGGAAATGTCGTTGGGTCTCTCATATCCTATTATGTGGGGAAATTTGGAGGGCGAGCAGTGATTCGTCGGTATGGTCGATATGTAAGGCTGTCCGAACGCCATATGGACGCGGCGGAGCGCTGGTTTCGTAGGCGGGGTGATTGGGTTGTGTTTGTTGGACGATTGTTACCGGCGATACGTACCTTTATTTCTCTTCCGGCGGGCATTGCAAAGATGAACGCTGTCAAATTCACGGCCTACTCTGCTGCGGGATCCCTGCCGTGGGTTGCTGTGCTGGGGTATGCTGGATATAAGCTCGGGCAAGATTGGGATAGCATGACGCACTACGTCCATCCGCTGATTTATGTGGCCGTTATTCTTGTGGTTGGTTTTATCGGCGCCACCGTCTACAAGAAGCGATTATGA